GGAACGCGGCGCCGGTGTATCTGGATCAAAACCATCGCGGTTCGGTGTCGAAGGTGAATTCGCCGGCCGGCAACCTGATCGAGGTGGCCAAGGTGTTGGGCTACTACGAGGAGCTGGCGGGGCTGATGATTGAGAACCGGGTGAGTTCGACGGATTTTAAGTTGGCCGATCTCCGGACCGAGCTGGAGCAGGAGCGGTATTATCTGGTCATCGCGGCTTATGATTATCCGACGATGCAGCGCTCGGGGCGGCGGGTATTGTTGTGGGAGACGCGGTTGAGTTTTGCGGCTGAGAACAAATCCTTCGCGGATCGGTTTGCGGCGATGCTGCAGGCGAGCGCGTCCTACTTCGGGCGCAACACGCCTTACGGTCTCCAGCGGGAGTTCGTGCGGCTCGATGCCGCGGGTGAGGGGCCGGACGCTCGGCGGCTGGCGCTGGGGCAGTATTGACGCCAGTGCTCAGTCGGTGGTCTTGAAGCCGACGAGGCGCCAGGGCGTGAGTTCGAGGATGTTCTGGCGCCAGTTGTCGATGCGCGGATCCACCAGGCGCGTGACGGCGTAGTAGGCGTAGGGGATGACCGGCATCTCTTCGGCGAGGATGGCGTCCATCTGGTGGTAGAGCGCTTCGCGGGCGGCGGGGTCGACGGTGCGGCGGGCCTCTTCGTAGAGGGCGTCGTAGTCGGCGTGGACCCAGCCGGAATTGTTGGTGCCGCTGTCGCCCTTCATGAGTTCGTAGAGCTCGATGGGTTCGGGGGTCCACGGCAGCCAGGAACCGCGGGCGAGGTCGAAGGCCTGTTGCTGGCGGGAGTCGAGGAAGACCTTCCACTCCTGGTTGTGCAGGGTGACGTCGACGCCGAGGTTTACCTTCCACATTTGCTGAATGGCTTCGCCGATCTGTCGGTTGCGCTCGTTGGTGTTGTAGAGGTATTCGACGGAGGGAAAACCGGCCCCGTCGGGGTAGCCAGCCTCGGCGAGAAGACGGCGGGCCTCGGTCACGGATTCGGTGAGCACGGTGCCCGGGGTGTGACCGGGGACGGGACCGACGAAAGCGTAGGACGGCGGGGCGCCGGTGCGGATGACGGCGTCGGCGAGTTGGCGGCGATCGAGGGCGAGGGAAAAGGCCTGACGCACGCGCACATCGTCGAAGGGTGGGCGGGTGGTGTTGAAGGAAATGTAACTGGTGGCGACACGCGGCGTGATGCGCAGGGCGGGATCGTTGGCCTCGCGATAGATGGCGATCTTGTGGCTGGGCACGCCGTTGGTGAGGTGGAGTTGGCCGGTGCGGAAGGCGCGCTCCTCGGCGTCGAGGCTGTCGATGGCGAAGAAGCGAATCGAGTCGGCTTCCACCTCGCGCGGGTAGTGCGGGTTGCGCGTGACTTCGACGTATTGGTTGGGCCGCCAATCGGTGAGTTTGTAGGGGCCGTTGGTGACGAGTTCGCCGGGGCGGGTGAAGTTGGTGCTCAGGCTGTAGGGATCGCCGGCGGCGCGCACGCTGGGAAAGTGCACGGGCAACCACGGGTAGGCGGTGAGCATGCCGAGGAATCCGGCGGTGGGTTCGCGCAGGGTGAGCACGAGCGTGTGGTCGTCGGGCGCGTGGATGCCGAGGGTGGAAGGGTCGGTGGTGCGACCGTTGAAATAGTCCTCCACGCCGACGATGGGGTAAGCTTTGACGGCGAGTTCGGCGGCGAGGGATGGGGTGACAAAACGGATGAGCGACTCGACCCACTGTTGGGCGGTGACGGGATCGCCGTTGGACCAGCGGTTGCGCGGGTCGAGGTGGAAGGTGTAGGTGCGGCCGTCGGGCGAGATCTCCCAACTCTGGGCGGCGGCGGGCTCGACGGCGGAGATGTCGGCGTTCCAATCGACGAGCGGATCCCAAAGCGCGCTGATGATGGAGGATTCGGACGAGCCGGTGTTGCGATGCGGATCGAGCGAGGATGGTTCGAGGCCAACGCTGATGAGAATTTGATTTTCGGCGCGGGCGGTGTCGGCGGGCGCGGTGCGGGAACAAGCGGTGAGGGCGCAGGCCACTGCGAGCAGGCCGAGTCCGGTGAGAAGCCCGCGAGTGGGCAGCGACGGCGAAGGCATGCGGGGGACGCTGCAGAGTCGTCCCGCGCTGGCAAGAAATCAGCCGTGGATGCGGCTGGCCTGGCGCGCGGTGTCGAGGGCCTTGCGCAGCTCGGCGACTTTGACGGGTTTGGCCACGTAGTCATTCATGCCGGCGGCGAGGCAACGCTCGCGGTCGCCGTGGAGGGCGTGCGCGGTCATGGCGATGATGTGCAACGGGGTGGGCCAGGTGGCGCTGCCGTCGGCTTCGCGGCGGCGGATTTCGCGGGCGGCTTCGTAGCCGTCCATTTCGGGCATCTGGCAATCGAGAAACACGATCTCGTGGCGGCTGCCGGCGAGCAGACGGAGCAGCTCCCGGCCGTCTTCGGCGACGGACACGCGGTGACCGAGGCGGCGTAGTTGTGCGACCGCTACACGGCGGTTGACGGGGTTGTCTTCGGCGAGGGCGAGGTGGAGGCTGCCGGTGGGGCCGGTGGGGTCGGTGTCGAGCGAGGAGGGGCGGCGCGCGTCGGCGCTGGCGGAGTCGTCGTCGGGCGCATCGGCGGCGGGTTGCGAGAGGTCGCCGAGCACGGACACGAGGGTGTCGAGCAGTTGCGCCTGTTTGACGGGTTTAACGAGGTGGGCGCTGATCTGGGCCTCGGCCTCGGCGTCGGGATCGTAGTCGTGGTTGAGCGACGAAAGGATGATGAGGCGCAGGTCGGCGAGGGCGGGGTCGCGGCGGATGTGATGGGCGAGCTCGAGTCCGTCCATATTGGGCATCTGCATGTCGAGCAGCGCGAGATGGTAGGGACGGTTTTGGGCGGCGGCCTGGCGCAGTTGGTAGAGGGCCTCCTCGCCGTTCTCGGCGCAGTCGCGGTGGATCTTCCAGGCGTGCAGTTGATGGCGGAGGATCTGGCGGTTGGTGGCGTTGTCGTCGACGATGAGGACGCGCAGATCGAAGAGGTGGCGGTGATAGAGCGCGGGGGGCGTTTTGGCGGGGCCCTGCTGTTTCTCGAAGCGGGCGGTGAAGCCAAAGGTGGAGCCTTCGCCGACGCGGCTGCGGAGGGAAACGGCGCCGCCCATCATTTCGACCAATTGGCGCACGATGGCGAGGCCGAGGCCGGTGCCGCCGAAGCGGCGGGTGGTGGAACTGTCGGCCTGCACGAAGGGTTGGAACAACACGGCCTGTTGTTCGGGGCTGATGCCCAGGCCGGTGTCGCTCACCATGCAGCCGAGAGTGACGTGGGTGTCGTCTGCGGACTCGGCGGTGAAGCGCACGACGACCTCGCCCTGGGCGGTGAACTTGATGGCGTTGTTGATGAGGTTGGAGAGGATCTGGCGCAGGCGCACGGGGTCGCCGCGGAGGGCGCGCGGAACGTCGGCCGGGACCTCGCAGGCGAGTTCGATGCCCTTGCGGGAGGCGGCCTCGATAAACATGTCGATGGTGGACTCGGCGGTCTCCACGAGGTCGAAGTCGATGGTCTCGAAACGAAGTTTGCCGGACTCGATTTTGGAGAAATCGAGGATCTCGTTGATGACGTGCAGCAGGGCGTCGGCGGAGGATTGGATGGTCTCGGCGAACTCGCGTTGGCGGGGTTGCAGGTCGGTATCGAGGAGGAGCTCGCTCATGCCGATGACGCCGTTCATGGGCGTGCGTAGCTCGTGGCTCATGTTGGCGAGGAATTCGCTCTTGGCCTTGCTGGCTTTGAGGGCTTCGTCGCGGGCCTGGCCGAGTTGTTCCTCGGTTTTCTTGAGTTGGGTGACGTCCTTGGTGATGCCGCAGGTGCCGATGACGTTGCCCACGTCGTCGTAGAGGGGGATCTTGGTGGTGAGGCCCCAGGTGGGTTCGCCGCCGGTCCAGGTTTCTTTCTCGATCTGCCCGCGCACGGCTTCGCCGGTTTCCATGATGCGGCGTTCGTCGTCGAAGGCGCGTTGGGCGTGATCGGTGTCGAAGAAATCGAAGTCGGTTTTGCCGATGGCGGCGAAGGACGATTTGAGGCCGAAGGCGCGGGCGAGGGAGCGGCTGACGAGGACGAAGCGCGAGTCGCGGTCTTTGAAGTAGATGCGATCGTCGACGTGTTGGAGCAGGCCGAGGAGCATGTCGCGCTCGCGGGTGGTGAGCGTGGTGGGTTGCTCGGAAACGTTGTCGGTGGTGGCGGTGGTTGTATGGCGATCACGCCGCACGGCCCAGACCACGGCGGCGGCGGTGACGGCGGCGCTGCCGAGCGCGGTGAGCACGATGCCGACGGCGGACGTCTGGTTTAGGCCACTGAGGACTGCACCCACGGCACCGCCAACGCCGGCCGCGATGAGGGCAGACGCGAGGAGTGAGGACCGCGCACGGTCGGCGGCAGGAGGGGTTGCAGACATGTCGTTCGGGGTAAGGGTGCTACAGCGATAGTGCTATCGGCACCGGATGCAAAAACGTAAATCGGAACGGTGCGGCTGCGCTGGCCGAAATCAATCGGTGGGCAGGGCGGCTCGGACGCGGAAAAAGAGCTGCGTCTCGACGTTCATCGCGTAGGCGCGCGTGGTGGTGTAGTCTTGGGCGATGAAGGTGCCGAGGGACTGCCACTCGCCGGTGAGGTCGGTGGTGAACTGTGTTTCGTAAGTGTGGGCCGGAATGGTGGGCACGGTGAAACGCGCGATGCCGTCGATGTAGGTGAAGTCTTGGATTTCGAACTCCTCCGGCAGATCCGGCCAAGGCGGAGTGGCATCGGTGATGGTGAACTCGCGGGAGGAGACCGTGCCGTGCTCGGTGGTGATCTCGAAGCGGTAGGTGCCGCCGATGTAGGGCTGCGCAGAGTCCACCGAAAGCCCATACGCACCGCGGATTTTTTGACCGTTGTAATACCACGCGTAGGCGATCGCGCCGGTGCCGACCCCGGGATCGAAGGGGACTTGAATCACGAACTGCGAGCCAGCCAGGCGGATTTGGTCGGCCGGTTCGGCGAGCAGTCGCGGTGGGGATGACGGAGCGTCGAGCCAACTGAGGGTCGCGGTGTCGCTGGTGGCCTCTCCGAATGTATTGGTCGCGACGACGGAGTAGTTGCCGAGGTCGGCGGCGGTGATGTTCGTGATCGGCAGAGCGTTCGCGGTGGGAGAGTCGATGGGCTGTCCGTCTTTGAACCATTGCCAGGTGAGGCCGCCGCCGGAGGCAAAGGCGGACAGCACGATGGATTTACCGGGTTCGACCCATTGGCTGACCGGTGAATGGGTCATGAGGGGTGTGGCGCTTGCGGGGACAGGACGGATGATCCCGATGAGGTATTCGGGTCGTTCGAAGGACGGCTGTTGCAGTAGGAGCGCGACTTCGCCGTCCTGGGCATCGGCGTCGGTCGCGATCACTTCGCCGGTCGCGCCTAAGTAAGAGCCACCGCGGGACACCACCGGAACGGAGGCCGAGCCCGCGTGAAGCTCGATGTTGCGGGAGCCGATGCGCAGGTAGCGGCCGGGCGAGAGGATGGCGAGCCGTTGGGTGTCGTTGTAGAGTGGCCCATCGGTTACACCGAGGAGTTCGCCGGCGGCGTTAAAGCGAAAGTCCGGGCGGCCATTCCACCACGTGCTGGCGATCACTTCATCGCCTTCGACGTCCGTCATGCTGAGCACGCTGCCGTAGTCGGTTGAGGTGAAGTCGAGAAAGGTCTGAATCTGGCCGAACGAGCTGAGGGCGAATAGACCGCCGTTGCCGGCCGCGTCCTGCATCCACGCGACAAAGTGTTCGCCGTCGAAGCTCGGCGGGTAATCCCAAAGAATCGTGGCGAAAGGGCCGGTCGGGCCCGGCAGCTCGGTGCCGGCGGCGAGCAGCGTATGGACGGGGCCGCCGTTGATCTGCCGGAATACATGGGTGGAGTTACCGTTCGGACCGGAGGTCTCACCGACAAACAGAAGGGTGCCATCGCGGGCGGCCACGTGGCTGAAGGAAGCGTAGGTCTCACCGTTGGGCGCGAGGTCGCCGGTGCGAGCAATCGTGTCGACCGCGCCGGCCCGCCAGCGATGGACCGCCATGACGGACGCGCTCGGGTTGGCGATGAAATAGACGTCGCCGTTGTCTGGTTCCGACCAAGCGTGCAGGTCTTCCACGGCGAGGCCGGCAGGGTCAGCGTCGTAGCGGGTGGCGAGGACGGAGAGCTGATCGTTCGACCACATCATCAAGCTCGGACCGGCTTGGAAAACGAGCGACCTATCGCGCAAGCGGAGCGGGCCATTCAGGTCGCCGATCGACTGCTCCGGATAGATTGGGTGGGGCATCTCGCTGTGCACCACCAAGGTGGCGGGGTGCCCCAGCACGTTGAGTGGAATGGCTGGAACGACGGTGATGTTGCAGAGGTTTAGGAGGGCGCTGCCGTGGGCGTTGGTGGCGCGAACCTGATAGAGTCCCTGATCGGAGCGCGTCACGCTGCTTTTGCTGTAACTGGAACTGGTGGCGCCGGGGATCTCTGTCCCGTTTTTCAACCACTGGTAGGTGAAGGGCGGTTCACCGCGGGCGCCGCCGACGAGGGAGAGTCGGCCACCTTCGCGAAGTTCGATCGAGTAGGAGGGGGAGATGGTGTAGGGCAGGACTCCCGTCAGCACATCGACGTGGGCGGCGGGGTGATGGAGTTCCTCGCCGTCACTCGTGGTGACCACACAATCGTAGCTGCCGGCATCGGTCGGCTGGATCGCGGAGACGGTGAGGCTGGAGCGGGTCGCGCCTTCGATCGCGATGCCGTCTTTGCGCCATTGGTAGCCACTGGCGTAGACAAAGGGCGGCAGCGATACGGACAGACGGAGGCTGGTGCCGGCGATGACCGATTGGTTGGCCGGGTAGGCGACGATCCGAGGGACGATGGGGTCCTCCTGGGCGATGGCGACTTGGGGCGCAGCCAAGCCGATGCACAGGAGCAGCAGGGGGAGCAGGCCGGAGGCCTTGGTGGGGAACATGGGTGCACGCGAGCATGCCTTTGCGGATCGACCGTCCAATCCAAAACAAAGGCCACCCTGCGGAAGGGTGGCCTCTTGGTGGTTTGACCGTGGGAAACGGGGGCGGTTGAGCGCGATCAGTTCCCGTGGTTCTGGCGTCGACCGGTCTCGCGGTCGCGGGGCTTGGCTTTGCGATAGCCGAGGTCCCTGAGCAGTGCTTTGCGTTGGCCGCGGTTGAGGTCGGCGAGGGCTTCGGCGAGGACCGCGAGTTTCTCATCGGCGGTGTCGCCGGGGATGACGAAGTCGGCGGCGATGCGATATGACAGCGCCTCCTCGATCGAGGTGACGGCGGCGGCCACGGCGGCGGCGTCGTCCTCCATGTCGCTGATGCGGGTCTGGGCGGTGGCGAGGGCGGATTGGAGGTCGGCGATTTCCGCGAGGGCAGTGTTGTGAGTGGCGACGAGCGCGGCGTGCGTGTCGTTGAGCGACTGCAACCGTTGGTCGAGCTGCGTGAGATTGGTATTGGCGGAGGCGAGCTCGGCGAGGGTGTCGGTATGGTTGGCCTGCAATGCGGTGTGGTCGGCGTTAAGAGCGTCGAGTTCGGCGGTGACTTGGGCGAGGGTGCTCTGGGCGGCGGCGAGTTGGGCGGTGAGGTCCGTGTTGTCGGCATCCGCCGCGGCGAGCTGCTGGTTGAGCGCGGCGATTTGATCGGTGGCGAGGGTGAGCATCGCGTCGAGATCGGTGAGCTCGGCCATGAGTTCTTCGACGAGGTCTTCGCAGCGCACCGGCGGCTCGACCAGGTTGTCGCCGAAGAAAATCGCGGTGTAGCTGCCGTAGCCGAAGTAGTCGAGTTGGCCGTCGTCATCGAGGTCGACGAGGTATTGCGAACGCATGACCGGCACGAGGCTCACGCCGTCGATCGGAGCGGTCGATTCCCACACTTTGGTGAAGTTGCCCTGGCCGTCGTTGACGAAGGCGTCGGAGGGGGTGTTGTCGCCGCTGGCGACGAAGTCGATGTCGCCGTCGCCGTCGAGGTCGCCCGCGGCGACATACCAGTAGGGGCGGGTTTCGCCGGGAATGAAACCTTCGCGAGCCCGGCCGGTGGTGGCCAGGTGGCGGGTGAAGGTGTTGAGGTCCCCGGTGTTTTCATACCACGCAATGCCCACCGGTTGGAGCGGGTCGTTGGCGTAGTTGTCTTCGGCGACGATCAAGTCCAACCGGCCGTCGCCATTGAGGTCGGCGATGTCGAGCGACCCTTGGGTGATTCCCGGGAACCACGTGGTAGTGGTGCCGTTGATGGCGTAGCCGGGGTCGAAGGTGCCGTCGCCGTTGTTGATCCAGACGTTGGCGTAACGGTTGCCGCCGACGGCGACGAAGTCGGGGTCGCCGTCGTTGTCGAGGTCGGCAAACTTCACGGCATTGGCCTGCTCACCCGGAATGAAGTAGGACTGCCAACCGACGGTGAAGTTGCCGGTGCCGTCGTTGAGGAGCAGGTGGTATCGCTGATTGTAGCGATAGCTGGTGATCATCAGGTCGAGATCACCGTCGCCATCGACGTCGGCCGCGGCGCCGCGTTGGGAACGAATCTCCGGGGTGAACGCGGTGTTGGGCAGCGTCTGGGTTTTGGTGAAGGTGCCGTTGCCGTTGTTGGCATGCACCTCCACGCCGGTGGTGCGGCCAATGGCAATCACATCAGGTGAGCCGTCGCCGGTGACATCGGCGAGGAGACCGAGGCGGTCGAAGCCGAAGCTTTGCGCGCTCCACTTCTCGGGGCTGGTCTGGCGGTTGAGGCGGAGTTCATTGCCAGCGATGATGGTGCCGAGGGTATCGAAGTCGCCGTCGCCATCGACGTCGGCCACGGTGGTGTCGTAGCCGGCCCACGGAATGGACGCGGGCGTAGCAAACTCCACCGGGGAGCTACTCTGGGCGAGGAGGGGGCGGGCGAGGATTACGAGCAAGGCGGCGGCGCCGAGGCGGACCGCAAGCGGGGTGGCGCGTCGCTGGGGCGCCGAGGTGACGAGGGAGGGCATGGGATCAGGGGCATTAAGGTTGCGAGCGCGCGACCGCAGCAGGCGGGGGCGTTCGGCCTCCAATGCGAAACCGACGTTTCGCAGGTGCCATGCAGTTACAGAAAAACCTATCCGCCCTCGCGGAGGCTACGGTGGGCCGGGGTCGGCGACCCCGACTACAGTGGGGGAGGAACGCGCTGGCTCAGAAGCGCAGGGTGAGTTCGCCGAAGATGCTGCGGGGGGCGCCGGGGGTGCCGTGGAAGGTGCCGGGGGTGATGGCGCTGTAGTAATCCTCGTCACCGAGGTTGGTGCCCACAATCTGAATACGGTAGCGGGCGGTGGCGTAGCCGAGGCGCGCGCCGATGAGGGTGTAGCGGTCCTGGGCGAAGGTGGGATCTTCGGCCTCGGTGTAGTAGGTCTTGCCGGTGGCGGTGAGGCTGGCGCCGACGAAGACGCCGCTGGCGTGACGGTAGTCGAGGCGCAGGGAGGCGTCGTAGGTGGGCACGTAGGGCACGCGGTTGTCGTCGTAGACGTCGCCGGCGTAGGGATCGGTAAAGCCGGTGAGGGTGGCGTCGGTGCGGCCGTAGGCGGCGGTCAGGTCGAGGCCCTCGAGCGGGTGCCAGGCGAGTTCGATTTCGCCGCCGATGGATCGGGCGGTGTCGGCGTTGACCACGAGGTAGTCGTCGGCCTGGTTGGTGCCGGTGGCGAAGGAGCGTTCGATCTGGTAATCGTCGATGTCGTAGAGGTAGGCGCGGAGGGTGGCGGAAAATTTGCCGTCGGCGGTGGTGGTGGTGAGGCCGGCTTCGTAGGCGGTGGTGTATTCGGCGTCGTAGGGGGCGAGCACGGCGTTGCCGGTGAAGGCGGAGAAGCCGCCGGTCTTGTAGCCCATGGCGACGTTGGCGAAGGCGGTGGTGTTGGCGCCGAGGTCGTAGCGCAGGTCGAGGTGGGGCAGGATGGCGTCGGACTTGTGTTCGGCCGGGGTGACCTGCGGCACGGGGATGACTTCGGTGCGGACGCTGTCCATCTCGGTCTTCACGAGGCGCAGGCCGACGGTGATGGCGAGGGCGTCGCTGGTTTGGAAGGTGGCTTCGCCAAAGGCGGCGAGGTCGAGGGTGTCGAATTGGTAGCTGGACTCTTCAAAAATCTGCGGGCCGAAGGCGCGGATGAAGGAGCCGTTGGTGCGACCGTCGTTGGCGAAGAGACCGACGCGCCAGGCGGCAGGGCTGTCGGCGCCGGCGGTGTAGATGATCTCCTCGGAGAGGTTACGCTGTTTGAGGGTGGAGCCGTTGCCGAGCTCGGCGAAACCGAAGTCGAGGGTGTTGTTGTAGGGGCCCATGTCCCAGTGGCTGAAGCCGGTGGTGGCGGTGAGGCGACCGGTGGGCAGCTCGAAGGCGGCGGTGAGGGCGGTGTTGAAGGTGTCGACCTCGGTCACGCCCTCGGCGGAGCGTTGCACGGTGTCGAAGGGGCCGAAGAGCGGCACGAGCGGCTGGGCGCCGTCGCGGGCGCGCAAGGCGTTGAGAAAGAGGGTGAGTTCGGTGGTGTCGGTCGGACGGTAGCGGAAGCGGGCGAGGGCGCTGAGGGTTTCCTGCGGATCGACGTCCTGGTCGATGGTGGTGTTGCGCACGTAGCCGTCGCGTTCGCTCCAGGTGGCGGCGGCGTAGGCGTCGGTCGTGCCGCCAGCGGCGGAAGCGCCGGTGAGGGTGGCGGTGCGGCGGCCGTGTTCACCGGCGGCGAGGGTGAGGCTGCCGGTGGCGGTGGCGGGCGAGGCCGGGGTGGAGAGGAGCAGGATGCCGCCGGGACCGGAGCGGCCGAAGCGGGTGCCGGCGCCGGGGCCGCGGAGGAGTTCGGCGCGGGCGAAGCCGGTGAGGTCGGACGGGAAGGTGAAGCCTGCGCCGAGGGGCAGGTCGTCGAGGTAGACGGTGACTGCGGGGGCGCCGAAGATGGGGGTGTTGGTGAGGCCGCGGATGGAGAAATTGTCGGTGAAGGAACGGGCCTGGTTGGACGCGACGGAGAAGCCGGCGAATTGCTCGGCGAGGGCCGGGAGGGCGAACTCGGCGGGCGCAGCGGTGGCGTCGAGGAAGACGTCGGTCGTGGGACTGGCGTTGGTGGTGGTGAGCCGGGTGGTGACCACTTCGTAGGCCGGCACCTCGATGACGGGCTCGGTCGTCTGCCCGGACAGGAGCGCGGGCGAGGCGAGGATCGCAACTAAGGGGAAGATGCGGGAGAGGGTTTTCATGGGCGCAAAGGAACCCATTGAAAGGGAATGAAGGGTGGCGCAAACGTGGAGCGTTAGTTGCCAAGGATTTGCGCGGGGAATGTGGCGGGATGCCGGATGGGGGGCGGGGATGCGGGATGCGAGATGCGGGATACGGGATGCGGGATGCGGGATGCGGGATGCGGGATACGGGATGCGGGTTGGGGGATGGGGATGGGGATCTTTCTCTTTATTCTTTATCTTTCTCTTTCTCCTCGCCGACCGAAACCCGCCCACTGCCCCGCCCAACCGCAGGGAGAAAGAGAAAGATAAAGAGAAAGAGGAAAGAGGGTTTCGGCGGGGCATGAAAAAGGCCGCCCTGAATTCGGGCGGCCTGAGCGGGTTTGGGGGAGCTTGTTTAAGCTCAGAGCTCGTAGGTCTCGAGGAGGCGCTGGACGCGGACCTTGTCGAGCTTGGCGAAGGTCGGGAGACCGTTGTCGTGGGGGACCTTGGTTTCGCCTTGGATGAGCGGGGTGGCGTAGCGCACGAACTGGTAGTTCATGCTGATGCCGTCCTCGTTGATCCACTCCTTGGGGAGCTTCTTCACGCCGTTGGCGATGTCGGCGAGGGGAGCCAGGCCGGTTTCACAGGTGTAGTGGTCGGCGTCGCCACGGAGCAGGGTCACCATCTTGTCGGTCTCGCCGTCGATGGCGGCCTCGACGGCGGCCTGACCGGCGAGGAAGGCCTCGTCGGCGTCGGCTTGGGAACCGTTGGTGACGGCGGCGCGCTGCGGGATGCCGAGCTTGGCGGTGCGGGCCTTGATGCCGGGGAGGTTGGCCTCGACGAGGCGCTGGAGGAAGTCGGCAGCGCCACCGAGTTGGGCGTGACCGAAGGCGTCGGTGGCCTCGGCGGCGGCGACGTAGTTGCCGTCGGCGTCGACCAGACCTTCACCCACGACGATGAGGCAGAACTTGTCCCGTTTGAGGGCGCGCTGGACATCGGCGATGAACTTCTCGGCGGAGAAGGCGACCTCGGGGAGGAGAATGATGTGGGGGGGATCGTGCGGGTGGTCGCGGCGTTTGGCGAGGGAGGCGCCAGCGGCGATCCAGCCGGCGTTGCGGCCCATGACCTCGAGGATGGAGACGAGGTCGCTCTGGCCCATGGCGGCGTGGTCGCAGGCCATCTGGCGCACGGTGGTGGCGACGTGCTTGATCACGGAACCGTAGCCGGGGCAGTGGTCGGTGACGGGCAGATCGTTGTCGATGGTCTTCGGAATGCCGATGACGCGCAGCGCGTAACCCTGCTCCTGGGCGAGCTTGGAGATCTTGTCGGCAGTGTCCTGGGAGTCGTTGCCGCCGGCGTAGAAGAAGTAACGGATGTTGTGGGCCTTGAAGACCTCGAGCACGCGCTCGAAATCGGCCTGCTTCTTGAGCTTGTAGCGGCAGGTGCCGAGGGCGGCGCCGGGGGTGTGGCGCAGGCCGCGGATGGTCTGCTGGGACTCCGAGGCGAGGTCGATGAAGTCCTCATTGAGGATGCCGAGCACGCCATTGAGGGTGCCGTAGATCTCCTCGATGCAGTCGTGGTTCAGCGCTTCGGAGACGACGCCTTCGATGCTGGCATTGATGACGGCGGTGGGGCCACCGGATTGGCCCACCAAAATATTACCTACGAGTTCTTCGGCCATGGTGTTGGGTCTATAAAGATCGGGAAAGGGATTTGCGTATGAGAACGGTGAAGGTGGCGGGGCGGCTGACCGGCTGGCAAATGTAATTTTAGAGATAGCGGGAGCGCTGGGACGGGGTGTTGGGGAGGGGAAGGTTCCCTACAGGGGAAGGTTGGGCTAAATGCAATGCCACCTGTGGCGATAAGGGGGGGAGATGCGAACCACCTCTTCTGTTTCCAGCAAGGAAGCTGCCCGTGCGGCAGAGGGGCGGCGCGTGCTCGTGGTCGACGACCATGTCTTCATCGCCGAGTTGTTGCGCAACTTTCTTAAAGTCATGCCGGGTTTCACCTGTGTGGGCATCGCCGGCGACGGGAAGGAAGCAATCGAGCTGATTTCGGCGGAGCGACCCGACATCGTGGTGCTGGACTTGGACCTGCCGGGTTGTGGCGGGTTGGAGGTCGTGCAGGCCTTGTCCAAGGCGTCGGTCGAGACGCGGATCATCATTTTCAGCGGTCTGAGCAACGCCGAGGCGGTGCGTCACGCGCTGCAATACGGGGTGCAGGGGTTTCTGGAGAAGAACATCCAGCTGGAGGA
This portion of the Actomonas aquatica genome encodes:
- a CDS encoding response regulator transcription factor encodes the protein MRTTSSVSSKEAARAAEGRRVLVVDDHVFIAELLRNFLKVMPGFTCVGIAGDGKEAIELISAERPDIVVLDLDLPGCGGLEVVQALSKASVETRIIIFSGLSNAEAVRHALQYGVQGFLEKNIQLEDFSAAVNAVAQGDFYVSPAINRSLRTIVQRSLRDPVLDGTDLHILRLFVDGVPPKAIAEEVGMSQSGVYKVVTRLRAKSGAGDDHELRRYAVKLGLVRRAED
- a CDS encoding TonB-dependent receptor, translating into MKTLSRIFPLVAILASPALLSGQTTEPVIEVPAYEVVTTRLTTTNASPTTDVFLDATAAPAEFALPALAEQFAGFSVASNQARSFTDNFSIRGLTNTPIFGAPAVTVYLDDLPLGAGFTFPSDLTGFARAELLRGPGAGTRFGRSGPGGILLLSTPASPATATGSLTLAAGEHGRRTATLTGASAAGGTTDAYAAATWSERDGYVRNTTIDQDVDPQETLSALARFRYRPTDTTELTLFLNALRARDGAQPLVPLFGPFDTVQRSAEGVTEVDTFNTALTAAFELPTGRLTATTGFSHWDMGPYNNTLDFGFAELGNGSTLKQRNLSEEIIYTAGADSPAAWRVGLFANDGRTNGSFIRAFGPQIFEESSYQFDTLDLAAFGEATFQTSDALAITVGLRLVKTEMDSVRTEVIPVPQVTPAEHKSDAILPHLDLRYDLGANTTAFANVAMGYKTGGFSAFTGNAVLAPYDAEYTTAYEAGLTTTTADGKFSATLRAYLYDIDDYQIERSFATGTNQADDYLVVNADTARSIGGEIELAWHPLEGLDLTAAYGRTDATLTGFTDPYAGDVYDDNRVPYVPTYDASLRLDYRHASGVFVGASLTATGKTYYTEAEDPTFAQDRYTLIGARLGYATARYRIQIVGTNLGDEDYYSAITPGTFHGTPGAPRSIFGELTLRF
- a CDS encoding FG-GAP repeat domain-containing protein — its product is MPSLVTSAPQRRATPLAVRLGAAALLVILARPLLAQSSSPVEFATPASIPWAGYDTTVADVDGDGDFDTLGTIIAGNELRLNRQTSPEKWSAQSFGFDRLGLLADVTGDGSPDVIAIGRTTGVEVHANNGNGTFTKTQTLPNTAFTPEIRSQRGAAADVDGDGDLDLMITSYRYNQRYHLLLNDGTGNFTVGWQSYFIPGEQANAVKFADLDNDGDPDFVAVGGNRYANVWINNGDGTFDPGYAINGTTTTWFPGITQGSLDIADLNGDGRLDLIVAEDNYANDPLQPVGIAWYENTGDLNTFTRHLATTGRAREGFIPGETRPYWYVAAGDLDGDGDIDFVASGDNTPSDAFVNDGQGNFTKVWESTAPIDGVSLVPVMRSQYLVDLDDDGQLDYFGYGSYTAIFFGDNLVEPPVRCEDLVEELMAELTDLDAMLTLATDQIAALNQQLAAADADNTDLTAQLAAAQSTLAQVTAELDALNADHTALQANHTDTLAELASANTNLTQLDQRLQSLNDTHAALVATHNTALAEIADLQSALATAQTRISDMEDDAAAVAAAVTSIEEALSYRIAADFVIPGDTADEKLAVLAEALADLNRGQRKALLRDLGYRKAKPRDRETGRRQNHGN
- a CDS encoding 6-phosphofructokinase, with protein sequence MAEELVGNILVGQSGGPTAVINASIEGVVSEALNHDCIEEIYGTLNGVLGILNEDFIDLASESQQTIRGLRHTPGAALGTCRYKLKKQADFERVLEVFKAHNIRYFFYAGGNDSQDTADKISKLAQEQGYALRVIGIPKTIDNDLPVTDHCPGYGSVIKHVATTVRQMACDHAAMGQSDLVSILEVMGRNAGWIAAGASLAKRRDHPHDPPHIILLPEVAFSAEKFIADVQRALKRDKFCLIVVGEGLVDADGNYVAAAEATDAFGHAQLGGAADFLQRLVEANLPGIKARTAKLGIPQRAAVTNGSQADADEAFLAGQAAVEAAIDGETDKMVTLLRGDADHYTCETGLAPLADIANGVKKLPKEWINEDGISMNYQFVRYATPLIQGETKVPHDNGLPTFAKLDKVRVQRLLETYEL